The following are from one region of the Vitis riparia cultivar Riparia Gloire de Montpellier isolate 1030 chromosome 14, EGFV_Vit.rip_1.0, whole genome shotgun sequence genome:
- the LOC117931168 gene encoding uncharacterized protein LOC117931168 isoform X2: protein MWKRQMNVDCSSLENTNVFPKITDLSLSNLPQLRSFYPGAHTSQWPLLEQLQVLDCHKLNVFAFETPTFQQRHGEGNLDMPLFLLPHVAFPNLEELELGLNRDTEIWPEQFPVDSFPRLRVLCVYDYRDILVVIPSFMLQILHNLEKLEVGECSSVKEVFQLEGFDEENQAKRLGRLREIKLDDLPGLTHLWKENSKPGLDLQGLESLEVLDCEKLINLVPSSVSFQNLATLDVQSCGSLRSLISPSVAKSLVKLKTLKIGESDMMEEVVANEGGEATDEITFYKLQHMELLYLPNLTSFSSGGYIFSFPSLEQMLVKECPKMKMFSPRLERIKVGDDEWPCQHDLNTTIHNSFINAHGNVEAEIVELGASSAL, encoded by the exons ATGTGGAAGAGACAAATGAATGTGGATTGTAGTTCATTAGAGAATACAAACGTATTCCCTAAAATAactgatctctctctctccaatcTACCTCAACTCAGGAGTTTCTACCCGGGGGCACATACTTCACAGTGGCCATTGTTGGAACAACTGCAGGTGTTGGACTGTCATAAACTCAATGTATTTGCATTCGAAACTCCAACATTCCAACAAAGACATGGTGAGGGAAATCTTGATATGCCCCTTTTCTTGCTCCCACAT GTTGCATTCCCAAATTTGGAGGAATTAGAATTGGGTCTCAACAGAGATACAGAAATATGGCCAGAGCAATTTCCAGTGGATTCCTTTCCCAGACTAAGAGTTCTGTGTGTATATGACTATAGAGATATTTTGGTTGTGATTCCTTCCTTTATGcttcaaatattacataatctAGAAAAACTAGAAGTGGGAGAATGTAGTTCAGTCAAAGAGGTATTCCAACTTGAAGGATTTGACGAGGAAAATCAAGCCAAGAGGCTTGGACGGTTAAGAGAAATAAAGTTGGATGATCTTCCTGGGCTGACACATTTGTGGAAGGAAAACTCAAAACCAGGCCTTGACTTGCAGGGTCTAGAGAGTCTTGAAGTGTTGGATTGTGAAAAATTGATCAATTTGGTACCATCCTCAGTATCTTTCCAAAATCTAGCTACTCTAGATGTGCAGTCTTGTGGTAGTCTGAGAAGTTTGATATCACCCTCGGTAGCTAAAAGTCTGGTAAAACTCAAAACACTCAAAATAGGTGAATCAGATATGATGGAAGAAGTAGTTGCCAACGAAGGAGGGGAAGCAACAGATGAGATTACTTTCTACAAATTACAACACATGGAGCTTCTGTATTTGCCAAACCTCACAAGCTTCAGTTCAGGTGGTTATATATTCTCATTCCCATCCTTGGAGCAGATGCTGGTGAAAGAATGCCCCAAGATGAAAATGTTCTCACCAAGGCTAGAAAGAATAAAAGTGGGAGATGATGAGTGGCCTTGTCAGCATGATCTGAATACCACCATCCATAATTCGTTTATAAATGCACATG GTAATGTTGAGGCTGAGATTGTGGAATTGGGAGCTAGTTCGGCATTAtga